A region from the Spea bombifrons isolate aSpeBom1 chromosome 7, aSpeBom1.2.pri, whole genome shotgun sequence genome encodes:
- the LOC128502211 gene encoding peptidyl-prolyl cis-trans isomerase G-like, which produces MKPVKRDEAVSQRLRVPTTGFKQEKMVEMNVHRPLCYFDITIDNEPAGRLVFELFSDICPKTCENFRSLCTGEKGIGKKTKMPLHYKNCTFHRVVKDFMIQGGDFSEGNGRGGESIYGRFFEDENYFISHDKEFMLSMANRGRGRNGSQFFITTKPAPQLDRLHVVFGQLISGHEVVREIENQKTDIFEKPYIEVKIKDCGELTQKSEAKTAEDISSYNSDCTPTFVLPHSSKRHVEQDEYNSYEQNNKKLRKSGSKNRKYPKTKQPLRNKNRKNKERLRSRMRGSNKIKSVMHDAREILDSKKKDSVTTNLQQANNNHGSRKRKHFGCDGPQNKLPRLSQE; this is translated from the exons ATGAAGCCGGTAAAACGGGATGAAGCAGTAAGTCAGAGGCTTCGCGTTCCCACCACAGGATTTAAGCAAG aaaaaatggTAGAGATGAATGTGCATCGTCCATTGTGTTATTTTGATATAACCATCGACAATGAACCAG CTGGAAGACTTGTCTTCGAACTGTTTTCAGATATTTGTCCAAAGACGTGCGAGAATTTCCGTAGTCTCTGCACAG GTGAAAAGggcattggaaaaaaaaccaaaatgccATTGCATTACAAGAATTGCACTTTTCATAGAGTCGTGAAGGACTTCATGATACAAGGAGGGGACTTCAGTGAGG GAAATGGAAGAGGTGGAGAATCTATATATGGAAGATTCTTTGAAG atgaAAACTACTTTATCAGTCATGATAAGGAATTTATGCTTTCAATGGCCAACAGAGGACGGGGCAGAAATGGGTCACAGTTTTTTAT AACAACTAAACCTGCACCGCAGTTGGACCG CCTTCATGTTGTTTTTGGACAACTTATTTCTGGCCATGAAGTGGTGAGGGAAATTGAAAATCAGAAAACTGACATTTTTGAGAAGCCATACATTGAGGTCAAAATAAAGGACTGTGGAGAATTGACTCAAAAATCAGAAG CTAAGACAGCAGAGGACATAAGCTCCTATAACTCAGACTGCACCCCAACATTCGTCTTACCTCATAGCTCCAAACGTCACGTAGAACAGGATGAATACAACAGCTATgagcaaaacaacaaaaagctCAGAAAGTCAGGGAGTAAGAATCGGAAATATCCTAAAACAAAACAGCCTTTAAGAAAcaagaacagaaaaaacaagGAAAGGTTGAGGTCAAGAATGAGAGGcagtaacaaaattaaaagtgtGATGCATGACGCACGAGAAATACTTGATAGCAAGAAGAAAGATTCAGTAACAACAAACTTACAACAGGCTAATA